In a genomic window of Aricia agestis chromosome 2, ilAriAges1.1, whole genome shotgun sequence:
- the LOC121739908 gene encoding cysteine and histidine-rich domain-containing protein — protein sequence MPENKDLVLCYNRGCGKLFNPNDNDKDECCHHPGSPVFHDAYKGWSCCNKKSVDFTEFLNIKGCTQSKHSNVKPPEPEKKALDKELDKKEVIEVRAPIVGPQLVRPPFDTPLVTLEARIADSLKDIVNKSAQQTAKSSESGAIEIGTTCKNGGCNVSYEGPQSNNSMCTYHPGCPVFHEGLKFWSCCQKRTTDFNTFLSQPGCTTGNHKWLKESAPSGTVKCRWDWHQTPDYVIISVYAKKYNPTASFVKINPIRLNTKLIFTEEDNAAFELDLELRGVIDVSKSSASMLSTKVEIKLKKGEPGAWSKLDFPREAPKKEVAPPTQVVEADLDDAVDLSDVEAIHSIGKVNVSD from the exons ATGCCTGAAAATAAGGATCTTGTTCTATGTTACAATCGAGGATGTGGAAAGCTTTTTAATCCCAATGATAACGACAAAG atgagtGCTGTCATCATCCTGGATCACCTGTGTTCCACGATGCCTATAAAGGATGGTCTTGTTGCAACAAAAAGAGTGTTGATTTCACTGAATTCCTAAATATCAAAGGATGCACACAGTCAAAGCACTCAAATGTG aaaCCACCAGAGCCAGAGAAGAAAGCATTAGACAAAGAGTTGGATAAAAAAGAGGTGATAGAAGTGAGAGCACCGATAGTGGGACCTCAGCTTGTGAGACCACCATTTGACACACCACTGGTAACCCTAGAAGCACGTATTGCAGATTCACTTAAAGATATTGTCAACAAGAGTGCACAACAGACTGCAAAATCTTCTGAAAG TGGAGCCATAGAAATTGGAACTACATGCAAGAACGGTGGATGCAATGTGTCTTACGAAGGGCCACAGAGTAACAATTCAATGTGCACATATCACCCAGGGTGTCCTGTATTCCACGAGGGTCTGAAGTTTTGGTCCTGCTGTCAGAAACGCACAACCGATTTTAACACCTTCCTCAGTCAACCGGGTTGCACAACTGGAAATCACAAATGGCTGAAAGAG agTGCACCTTCTGGTACAGTTAAATGTCGCTGGGATTGGCACCAAACTCCCGACTATGTCATCATAAGTGTATACGCTAAGAAGTACAATCCTACAGCAAGCTTTGTTAAAATAAACCCTATTCGCTTAAacactaaattaatttttaccgAAGAAGACAACGCTGCTTTTGAATTGGATCTAGAATTAAGAGGG gTAATTGATGTAAGTAAGAGCAGTGCTTCAATGTTGTCTACAAAAGTAGAGATTAAGCTTAAAAAGGGTGAGCCCGGTGCTTGGAGTAAATTAGACTTCCCCCGAGAAGCCCCGAAAAAGGAAGTAGCACCACCAACACAAGTTGTTGAAGCAGATCTTGACGATGCAGTGGATCTGTCAGATGTTGAAGCCATCCATTCTATTGGGAAAGTCAATGTGTCAGACTAA